The following proteins are encoded in a genomic region of Drosophila willistoni isolate 14030-0811.24 chromosome 3R, UCI_dwil_1.1, whole genome shotgun sequence:
- the LOC6647224 gene encoding uncharacterized protein LOC6647224 produces MAIQPNRRKRKHAEATAGAEEQQDEGELAVPKKLAKESDTPQKQKKKKKSKESQIAPNDEDMTEAVAPADEHQEEEEETQQVDLAGSTSKKSRHKEDNEAEISPDSGIEPEEKAAHVQRFPNDFKMLNFRTKLRGNNFITELRHFLHMCQTTRPKLVAKYIEKRGKPLELAEAFERIDKNNILHVDYLTEALHRVVMEILSNQKSHMESAAHGCRYFLKSHGGVLEQLLQSTSPSHRRNALKLLTAIVCVEPQLGRQVLNSYDILSNVKTMEQMLSHSKNDYKNEETVRKAYIHFVLAFLVDGNSLLIRNILDRGQLIGVLARGLVYDDHVTVCVVVNALRQYVLENPDIQKTKKVLVFDLECLKNLRRLYDWLGPKGLHAMYCKKQKEEEVPEVEVKPEERQAVASAVHELLLMLLTSRKYGITFDAMTHYREKHNKVQGRLLGSLDKPFNNPLKWELVLKTLTACPDLGRASVRNFSVLINKAKIPRKDIPKACEFLAEVIATLPPSSLGAAMDKMTLTDLSFWIKQICLPVEAMIQIVGRDLLREDNFAIRLATNRLLLSMMQQYSNYMQAIELREQSKKAGNSLRKFKFDLLNHLLINFPNIDVILYSLYMSIQKQKDEDVDVLEHLSVTLDLILIMCKENKAFVKKTSQILDYLDVLRPLYEANFDKLKNNEDDDKIKLELKSIKTILMLFPLSLDPKEKLFEKVFRSFVKAYMLEDVAIKTEAGNLLNRLFRNTGIFDSCRHEIDIWLESLVCFDAHVADNVTDILLTILSLDWTEITLPELDMAETASNVKNLGKLFTQIEQGQTVQAFVETLTLSKMMPLLLEGVSLEEPYDAYVELVFILLFHYHTKPEQVFRLYNGHLTKYKNYLESWLTTGGQIKSLPKAVSKIWPDLNQLLEEISKPKDGKVLELIFKPKDEQKIFKLELEEGKNLQFDSSLSNPRRNHIYVQELLFVLTQLFNQQLLTQQQAELIADCLIRFLQIARQLDGNLLEPGKLQNLDEEQHVESHTENLLHYIYSIRLSQLRLTQLLSETNETHLNYIIFLRRLTEHCRSLPGFASHTANYRLQLTKSLEIGLATSSVDLDQQQLMECVSLVDAFELNAKECGDMLDLLMTKATAKDYFVAQRQNHYYDLLLRLLTRLATIKEPIDCSQSTIKLCSLYRDLNTQSESQLEPLETAFLQFLEIYHHHISSCDSEFFSTFFNPTRKLSKSAIKLASLLLERQPELAKTFIELLPDHLEQKELIYPLLDVAFAKKYELPQSLLQRCYQTYKSGFMKSIEKPQKAALIYREHSDASCALIALCMPKSECLDYCQKQLKLDSVELFQMKVLREIYWQALASSKDEVQRGTVFVGYINLQIQMLSLDLKKQSVEALKIEQMAWNCYEWWQQPQIKELQLDWSRLLNASHWINFCKSCLKTALHLSEDSQQQQQADPLHGLLLKLLAFLCDRLYEDYNLEDGSGQDGAEATPSLLYEMICTHSCSFDHLLGNQSEVKTQILNIMETLARKAPAALHSTHIPVILGAYQAKLSAADRYALALLEHYERFDVGLQQYRPFIWGESAVAHYALRATDEDERAKLQQQETNVAQVLALIVRQTCEYTIENFPIWRSLHAREQLPKLQFENPLIKFQAFGDNLLEQMVEQGVQEYSQELRRICPKRETIYENCYDPAFMVPLMLHCFAPESVVRARWPVQNGLLALSFCGLSSLDKDMRLAAANAQQRYRTHFELSKFYERPLWTQAYDNIQAGLSELRTSWLAQRRTHGGTPRVPLIPALFIAHSFNLSTEPTHLLYKRLMMYLRLKQSFNFQTIPDFNVFFYSPEPEHQQYREFIVELLRCGIKCSADLFLLVSTNTFKVLLGFYGCSMATLDTNLLLLSVLSTCVKIPGAVKIMLEHAGILPWLQGVIRDTEFHQFDIIEGIISIINNLWYALAASKSELPDYAHFQLRLHRLILQLLPMLSPRISVPALARLLNVLWKTATICGQHGAMSGDQLDQLLECLSRHWPDQLSEVRYVRSFGGSAACSRSEYCKWLANDQQLEVHAVLALSSLREYISDWWVANKKNITSTTSPPPESSTSTTTGVA; encoded by the exons ATGGCCATTCAACCCAATCGGCGCAAAAGAAAACATGCTGAGGCAACTGCCGGAGCGGAGGAACAACAGGATGAGGGCGAATTGGCAGTGCCCAAGAAACTGGCCAAAGAATCAGACACACCacagaaacaaaagaagaagaagaaatccAAAGAGTCCCAAATTGCTCCAAATGATGAGGATATGACAGAAGCCGTCGCTCCAGCAGATGAGCatcaagaagaagaagaggaaaCGCAACAGGTAGATTTGGCCGGTTCTACTTCCAAAAAATCAAGACACAAGGAGGACAATGAGGCCGAAATCAGCCCCGACTCTGGCATTGAGCCGGAGGAGAAAGCTGCTCATGTCCAAAGATTTCCCAACGATTTCAAAATGCTTAATTTCCGTACCAAATTGCGCGGAAACAATTTCATTACAG AATTGCGTCACTTCCTGCACATGTGTCAAACCACACGGCCTAAACTGGTGGCCAAGTACATTGAGAAGCGTGGCAAGCCCTTGGAATTGGCCGAAGCCTTTGAAAGGATCGACAAGAATAATATTTTGCATGTGGACTATCTAACGGAGGCGCTGCATCGTGTTGTAATGGAGATATTGAGCAATCAAAAGAGTCACATGGAATCGGCTGCCCATGGCTGTCGTTATTTCCTCAAATCTCATGGTGGTGTCCTTGAGCAGCTGTTGCAATCGACGAGTCCAAGTCACCGAAGGAACGCCCTAAAACTGCTTACGGCCATAGTTTGTGTGGAACCGCAACTGGGACGCCAGGTTCTAAACTCCTATGACATACTATCGAATGTTAAGACAATGGAGCAGATGCTGTCCCACTCCAAGAACGACTACAAGAACGAGGAGACCGTGAGGAAAGCCTATATACACTTTGTCTTGGCTTTTCTGGTAGATGGCAATAGCTTGCTGATCCGTAATATATTGGATCGTGGACAATTGATTGGTGTCCTGGCAAGAGGATTAGTCTATGACGATCATGTCACAGTCTGTGTAGTTGTTAATGCTTTGCGGCAATATGTACTGGAAAATCCTGATATACAAAAGACCAAGAAGGTTTTAGTTTTCGATCTAGAGTGCCTCAAGAATCTGCGAAGACTCTATGACTGGCTTGGACCAAAGGGCTTGCACGCGATGTATTGCAAAAAgcagaaagaagaagaagtgcCAGAGGTCGAGGTAAAGCCCGAGGAAAGGCAGGCCGTCGCTTCAGCTGTTCATGAACTATTGCTCATGCTGCTTACATCAAGGAAATATGGCATCACCTTCGATGCCATGACCCATTACAGAGAGAAGCACAATAAGGTGCAGGGCCGGCTATTGGGATCACTTGATAAGCCTTTCAACAATCCGCTTAAATGGGAATTGGTCTTAAAAACTCTAACCGCCTGTCCGGATTTGGGACGAGCCTCTGTGAGAAACTTCTCGGTTCTGATTAATAAAGCCAAAATACCTCGGAAGGATATCCCCAAGGCCTGTGAATTTCTGGCCGAAGTTATAGCCACCCTTCCACCCAGCTCTCTGGGTGCAGCCATGGATAAGATGACTCTAACCGATCTTAGCTTCTGgattaaacaaatttgtttaccTGTCGAGGCTATGATCCAGATTGTTGGTCGAGATCTTTTGAGAGAAGATAATTTTGCCATTCGCCTGGCTACCAATCGTTTACTCCTCTCCATGATGCAACAATATAGCAACTATATGCAGGCAATCGAACTGAGAGAGCAGTCAAAAAAAGCTGGCAATTCGTTGcgtaaatttaaatttgactTGTTGAACCATTTGCTTATCAATTTTCCCAACATAGACGTCATCCTATACTCGCTCTATATGAGCATTCAGAAGCAAAAGGATGAAGATGTCGATGTATTGGAGCACCTGTCCGTCACACTAGATTTGATTTTGATCATGTGCAAAGAGAATAAAGCATTCGTTAAGAAGACAAGTCAAATTCTGGACTATTTGGATGTGCTGCGTCCCCTCTACGAGGCTAACTTTGATAAATTGAAGAACAATGAGGATGATGATAAAATCAAATTGGAATTAAAGTCAATCAAGACGATATTAATGCTCTTTCCCCTTTCGTTGGatccaaaagaaaaactctTCGAGAAGGTCTTCCGTTCGTTTGTCAAGGCCTACATGCTTGAGGATGTGGCCATTAAAACAGAAGCTGGAAATCTATTAAATCGACTGTTCCGTAATACAGGAATATTCGATTCCTGTCGCCATGAGATTGACATTTGGCTGGAATCTTTGGTATGTTTCGATGCCCACGTTGCGGACAATGTAACCGATATTCTGCTTACCATTCTGAGTCTGGATTGGACCGAGATCACATTGCCCGAATTGGATATGGCCGAGACAGCGAGTAATGTAAAGAATCTTGGTAAATTATTTACCCAAATCGAACAGGGACAGACAGTGCAGGCCTTTGTAGAGACTTTAACACTAAGCAAGATGATGCCTCTTCTGCTTGAGGGTGTCTCGCTAGAGGAACCCTATGATGCCTATGTCGAATTGGTGTTTATACTGCTCTTCCATTACCACACCAAACCGGAACAGGTTTTCCGTCTTTATAATGGACATTTAACCAAATACAAGAATTATCTAGAGAGTTGGCTAACAACTGGAGGACAGATAAAATCTCTGCCCAAGGCCGTCAGCAAAATTTGGCCAGACTTGAATCAACTTTTGGAGGAAATCAGTAAACCCAAAGATGGAAAAGTTCTCGAGTTGATTTTTAAACCCAAAGATGAGCAGAAAATCTTTAAACTAGAACTGGAGGAGGGCAAGAACTTGCAATTTGACTCTAGTTTAAGCAATCCACGACGGAATCATATCTATGTACAGGAGCTGCTCTTTGTTCTGACTCAATTGTTTAACCAACAATTGCTTACCCAGCAACAGGCTGAATTAATTGCAGATTGTCTGATACGCTTCCTACAAATCGCACGCCAATTGGATGGCAATCTATTGGAGCCAGGCAAACTCCAGAATTTGGATGAGGAACAGCATGTGGAAAGTCATACCGAAAATCTATTGCACTACATCTACAGCATACGACTGAGTCAGCTGCGCCTCACCCAGTTGCTTAGTGAGACGAATGAAACGCATTTAAACTATATAATCTTCCTAAGACGATTGACAGAACATTGTCGTAGTCTGCCCGGATTCGCTAGCCATACAGCCAACTATCGTCTGCAATTGACCAAGTCACTGGAAATTGGTCTGGCCACATCCAGTGTGGATTTGGATCAACAACAGTTAATGGAGTGTGTGTCCCTGGTCGATGCTTTTGAACTGAATGCCAAGGAGTGCGGAGATATGTTGGACTTGCTTATGACTAAAGCCACAGCGAAGGATTACTTTGTGGCTCAGAGGCAAAATCATTATTACGATTTACTCTTGCGTCTGCTGACACGTCTGGCCACGATAAAAGAACCCATAGATTGCTCTCAGTCGACAATTAAACTTTGTTCCTTGTATAGAGATTTAAATACGCAAAGTGAATCCCAGCTGGAACCACTGGAGACTGCTTTTCTGCAATTCCTGGAGATCTATCATCATCATATATCGTCATGCGATTCTGAATTCTTCTCCACATTTTTTAATCCAACACGCAAACTGAGTAAATCAGCCATCAAATTGGCCAGTTTACTGCTCGAACGTCAGCCGGAACTGGCAAAAACATTTATCGAACTTCTACCCGATCATCTAGAGCAAAAGGAACTCATTTATCCACTGCTGGATGTGGCCTTTGCCAAGAAGTACGAGTTGCCTCAATCGCTGTTGCAGCGTTGCTATCAAACCTACAAGAGCGGCTTCATGAAGAGTATCGAGAAGCCACAGAAGGCTGCTCTTATATATCGAGAGCACTCAGATGCCAGTTGTGCTTTGATTGCCCTATGTATGCCCAAGTCAGAGTGTCTCGATTATTGCCAGAAGCAGTTGAAACTTGACTCTGTAGAACTGTTTCAGATGAAAGTGTTGCGTGAGATTTACTGGCAGGCTTTGGCCTCCAGCAAGGATGAAGTGCAGCGTGGAACAGTTTTTGTTGGCTACATCAACTTGCAAATTCAAATGTTGAGCCTCGATCTAAAGAAACAGAGTGTGGAGGCACTCAAGATTGAGCAGATGGCCTGGAATTGCTACGAGTGGTGGCAGCAGCCGCAAATCAAGGAATTGCAATTGGATTGGAGTCGTCTATTGAATGCATCGCACTGGATAAATTTCTGCAAAAGTTGTCTAAAGACAGCGCTTCATTTATCGGAAGAttcccagcagcagcagcaggcggATCCACTTCATGGACTCTTGCTTAAGCTTCTCGCGTTCCTTTGTGATCGTCTGTACGAGGACTATAACTTGGAAGATGGTTCCGGCCAGGATGGGGCAGAGGCAACTCCTTCTCTATTGTATGAAATGATCTGCACACATTCCTGCTCGTTTGATCATTTGCTGGGCAACCAAAGTGAGGTAAAGACCCAAATCTTAAACATAATGGAAACACTGGCAAGGAAAGCTCCAGCTGCCTTACACTCCACCCACATCCCCGTCATCCTGGGTGCATATCAGGCGAAATTATCAGCTGCTGATCGTTATGCCTTGGCTCTGCTAGAACACTACGAACGCTTCGATGTGGGTCTACAGCAGTACAGACCATTTATTTGGGGGGAAAGCGCCGTAGCCCATTATGCCCTAAGAGCCACCGATGAGGATGAACGAGCTAAGCTACAGCAGCAGGAAACCAATGTGGCCCAAGTGCTGGCCTTAATAGTGCGGCAGACATGCGAATATACCATTGAAAACTTTCCCATTTGGCGGAGTCTTCATGCCAGGGAACAATTACCGAAGTTGCAATTTGAGAATCCTTTAATTAAGTTCCAGGCATTTGGCGATAACCTCCTGGAACAAATGGTGGAGCAAGGTGTGCAAGAGTATTCGCAGGAGCTGCGACGTATCTGTCCCAAAAGAGAGACAATCTACGAGAATTGCTATGATCCCGCATTCATGGTGCCGTTAATGCTCCACTGCTTCGCTCCGGAATCTGTGGTTCGCGCCCGTTGGCCCGTCCAAAATGGTTTGCTCGCTTTGAGTTTTTGTGGCTTGTCCTCGCTGGATAAAGATATGCGATTGGCGGCAGCCAATGCCCAGCAACGCTATCGGACACACTTTGAACTATCCAAATTCTATGAGCGTCCATTGTGGACGCAAGCCTATGATAATATACAGGCGGGTTTATCAGAGCTGCGCACCTCGTGGCTGGCCCAGAGGCGAACACATGGCGGAACTCCAAGGGTTCCGCTTATTCCGGCCCTCTTCATCgcccatagctttaatttgaGCACAGAACCGACGCACTTACTCTACAAACGTTTGATGATGTACTTGAGATTGAAACAGAGTTTCAACTTCCAAACTATTCCCGATTTCAATGTGTTCTTCTACTCTCCCGAGCCGGAACATCAACAGTATCGTGAGTTCATTGTGGAACTGTTGCGTTGTGGCATCAAATGCAGTGCCGATCTCTTCCTGCTGGTGTCCACGAATACGTTTAAAGTGCTGCTCGGCTTCTACGGTTGTAGTATGGCCACTCTGGATACCAATCTGTTGCTTCTCTCTGTGCTCTCCACATGCGTGAAAATTCCTGGCGCTGTGAAAATCATGTTGGAGCATGCGGGAATTCTCCCTTGGCTGCAGGGCGTCATCCGAGACACAGAGTTCCATCAATTCGACATTATCGAGGGAATCATAAGCATTATCAACAACTTATGGTACGCCCTGGCTGCTAGTAAATCGGAGTTACCCGACTATGCCCATTTCCAATTGCGATTGCATAGACTGATCCTCCAGTTGCTGCCGATGCTCTCGCCACGGATATCAGTTCCTGCATTGGCTCGTCTTCTGAATGTACTCTGGAAAACGGCCACGATTTGTGGCCAACATGGGGCAATGTCTGGTGATCAATTGGATCAACTTTTGGAATGTCTTTCCCGTCACTGGCCAGATCAACTAAGTGAAGTCCGCTATGTTCGCTCATTTGGCGGCTCTGCAGCCTGTTCCCGTTCCGAATACTGCAAATGGTTGGCCAACGATCAACAATTGGAAGTCCATGCTGTGCTCGCCCTCTCAAGTCTACGTGAATACATAAGTGATTGGTGGGTAGCCAACAAGAAGAATATTACCTCAACCACTTCTCCCCCTCCAGAGAGCTCGACTTCGACGACGACTGGCGTGGCATAG